The following coding sequences lie in one Xanthomonas hortorum pv. pelargonii genomic window:
- a CDS encoding phosphoglycerol transferase I encodes MHWMLLFSLLLLLWLLVASPRLAWLKAGLLSLLLLLLSAWGLVDRLSGDGINAATLYHLRADMDGAGVSDFSGYIAVFIGMVLLSLSPLVLLKVRRFRRPRGGGAVFAAFVTMLLVSIAVSPLYRDGKRLYYQLRPVDYATVVPEYLVPQQPLQKRKNIVWIYGESLERTYFDEDVFPGLMPNLRALATEAVDVRNLTSTEGSGWTIAGMVASMCGVPLTTAPGDENSMGRMGLFLPEARCLGDYLKDQGYRNHYVGGADASFAGKGSFLSSHGFDVVHDVSYFRDKGVAPKHFSAWGVHDDVLLDDAWDSFQTLSRAGQPFMLTTLTMDTHHPAGHLPLACKGQHYDSALGDIGLLHAIKCSDRLIGELVARIRNSRYGKNTIIVIASDHLAMPNDLSDVLAKQKRENLLLFLGKDIAPQQVVTRAGSTLDSGATLLQLLEPGMRTLGFGRSLLASDAPPSASVAASRDSGKDYPRYLAYARTLWTGRSTRMLRINGNGDVVVGVQQVRPPVLLEYDEDTNLKTVYLENTSRQFDRTHTEGTLAYVDRCTAFEDGSADGDWCALVVDRQQSMKLYRDPDLTRGIAVDAPLEASQQGPRPRVRQPIMLTQTARKTEAGRYMLELYAKRRPTRAFWVEAVSSERKVVLAQQWVVPDAAGRIRMPVGLEHAVEDLEIRAWLDYTEDVSVDDLALVKETPVADRS; translated from the coding sequence ATGCATTGGATGTTGTTGTTCTCGTTGTTGCTGTTGCTTTGGTTGTTGGTCGCCTCGCCGCGTCTGGCGTGGCTGAAGGCTGGCCTGCTGTCGTTGCTGTTGCTGCTGCTTAGCGCCTGGGGTCTGGTCGACCGGCTCAGTGGCGATGGCATCAACGCCGCAACGCTGTACCACCTGCGCGCCGACATGGACGGCGCCGGGGTAAGCGATTTTTCCGGCTACATCGCCGTGTTCATCGGCATGGTGCTGCTGTCGCTCAGCCCGCTGGTGCTGCTCAAGGTGCGGCGTTTCCGTCGCCCGCGCGGAGGCGGCGCGGTGTTCGCTGCGTTCGTGACGATGTTGCTGGTCAGCATCGCGGTCAGCCCGCTGTATCGCGATGGCAAGCGCCTGTACTACCAGTTGCGCCCGGTGGATTACGCCACCGTGGTGCCGGAATATCTGGTACCGCAGCAGCCGTTACAGAAGCGCAAGAACATCGTGTGGATCTACGGCGAAAGTCTGGAACGCACCTACTTCGACGAAGACGTGTTTCCCGGCCTGATGCCGAACCTGCGCGCGCTGGCCACCGAGGCGGTGGACGTGCGCAACCTCACCTCCACCGAAGGCAGCGGCTGGACCATCGCCGGCATGGTCGCCTCGATGTGCGGCGTGCCGCTGACCACCGCGCCCGGTGATGAAAACAGCATGGGCCGCATGGGCCTGTTTCTGCCCGAGGCGCGCTGCCTGGGCGACTATCTCAAGGATCAGGGCTACCGCAATCACTATGTCGGCGGCGCCGATGCCAGCTTTGCCGGCAAGGGCAGTTTTCTGTCCAGCCATGGTTTCGATGTGGTGCACGACGTCAGCTATTTCCGCGACAAGGGCGTGGCGCCGAAACATTTTTCCGCCTGGGGCGTGCACGACGATGTGCTGCTGGACGATGCCTGGGACAGCTTCCAGACGCTGTCGCGCGCCGGCCAGCCGTTCATGCTCACCACGCTGACCATGGACACCCACCATCCTGCCGGGCACTTGCCACTGGCATGCAAGGGCCAGCACTACGACAGCGCGCTGGGCGACATCGGTTTGTTGCATGCGATCAAGTGCAGCGATCGGTTGATCGGCGAGCTGGTCGCGCGCATTCGCAACAGCCGCTACGGCAAGAACACCATTATCGTGATCGCCTCCGATCACCTGGCGATGCCCAACGATCTCAGCGATGTACTCGCCAAGCAGAAGCGCGAAAACCTGCTGCTGTTCCTGGGCAAGGATATCGCGCCGCAGCAAGTGGTCACGCGCGCCGGCAGCACACTGGATTCGGGTGCAACGCTGCTGCAATTGCTGGAACCGGGCATGCGTACGCTGGGCTTCGGCCGTTCGCTGCTGGCCAGCGATGCGCCGCCCAGCGCCAGCGTTGCGGCCAGTCGCGACAGCGGCAAGGACTACCCGCGCTATCTCGCCTACGCACGCACGCTATGGACCGGGCGCAGCACACGCATGCTGCGCATCAACGGCAATGGCGATGTGGTGGTGGGCGTGCAGCAGGTACGCCCGCCGGTGCTGCTGGAATACGACGAGGACACCAATCTGAAAACGGTGTATCTGGAAAACACTTCGCGCCAGTTCGATCGCACGCATACCGAAGGCACGCTGGCGTATGTGGACCGCTGCACGGCATTCGAAGACGGCTCGGCCGACGGCGACTGGTGCGCACTGGTGGTCGATCGCCAGCAGAGCATGAAGCTGTATCGCGACCCGGACCTGACCCGTGGCATCGCCGTCGATGCACCGCTGGAAGCCAGCCAGCAAGGTCCGCGCCCACGCGTGCGTCAGCCGATCATGCTCACCCAGACTGCGCGCAAGACCGAGGCCGGCCGCTACATGCTGGAGCTGTACGCTAAACGCCGGCCCACGCGTGCATTCTGGGTGGAAGCAGTGTCGTCCGAGCGCAAGGTGGTGCTGGCCCAGCAATGGGTAGTGCCCGATGCGGCGGGACGCATCCGCATGCCGGTAGGCCTGGAACATGCGGTGGAGGACCTGGAAATCCGCGCCTGGCTGGATTACACCGAAGACGTCAGCGTGGACGATCTGGCACTGGTCAAGGAA